The DNA sequence CGGACTTTTCGAAATCGATAAGGGTCGTCGATGCTGTACGGACAGTGATAGTGTTCGAGCCTTCTTCCATGGAAGTAATCGTGCCGATGATGCCGGCGGTGGTCATGACCTTGTCACCCTTCTTGAGGGCCTTGCGCATGGCGTCCATCTGCTTCATTTCCTTCTGCTTCGGGCGGATGAAGAAGAACCACATCACGACAAAGAGGAGAATCAGGGGGAGGAAGCTAGTGATTGCGCTCGGCTGTTCACCGTTCGCGGCGGGAGCGGCGTCCTGGGCGAGAGCGGCAATGGAGGAAAGGGTCACGAGGAGTGCAGAAAGTTTCATAATAAGCCTTGTTTTAAGGTGATTGATTGTTTCGCGGTAAATATAGAAAAATGAGACGGGAGGCTATGAGCAATAAGTCTTTGAGAGACTAGAGACTAGAGGCTAGTGAAAAGAATCACGCACTTCGTGCGTCAATATAAGACGGCGAAG is a window from the uncultured Fibrobacter sp. genome containing:
- the yajC gene encoding preprotein translocase subunit YajC, whose protein sequence is MKLSALLVTLSSIAALAQDAAPAANGEQPSAITSFLPLILLFVVMWFFFIRPKQKEMKQMDAMRKALKKGDKVMTTAGIIGTITSMEEGSNTITVRTASTTLIDFEKSAILRVLNAEAKADDKKEAK